One Falco peregrinus isolate bFalPer1 chromosome 10, bFalPer1.pri, whole genome shotgun sequence genomic window, GTGGCAGGGTGTCCCCTCAGCCCTTGCCGCCCTGTCCCCGACGTGCCGGCTTCTCGGCGCTGAGgaggcgcggcccggcccggcccggcccggctcggcccggcTGCTGGACCGGCGTCCCGCCCGAGGGGGGGGAGCAAGAAGGGGAGAGCGACAGGcgggctgccctgccccgctgcccttcCTGCCCGGGGGACCCGCGGGCGCcgcttccttccccctccctcggcggggccggagcagccCTTTGCCTCCTGGCTTTTGTCCATTCCAGGGCGAGGACCCCCGGTTCCCTCGCTCCTTGCTCTCTTACATCTCTGGGCTCCTTAGTAGCCTCTCCCAGCTGCGAGCACAGACAGCCCTGGGCTTGGGAAACCTGGCAGGAAAGGGCTGGTGCCTGTGCGGCATTTGGCACGTTCCCACTTGGCACGGCCGAGCTGCCGGTGCAGCGCTCTGCGGGGGGGATCCCTGCGTTACTCCCACGGGACAGGCAGTGCCTGTTGGTTTTGCGGAGGCTTGGCCAGGAGTAATCCCCCAGATCTTTGCTCCCTTGACCGAAGTGcatgtccctgcctgtgcttcCCGAATGTGGCTGTGGTCCAGCATCCCTAGCAAAGGCAGCGCCGGCTCGCTGAGGGAACAGGCTCAAAACCCATTTGCAGAGATGCTTCTTCAGCATGTGAACTGGATACCTCGGTTTTGCGATCGCAGCAGCTTTACTCGCTGAGTGTGGGGTGGGAAGGCTGTGGCACATGTAAAACCGGTTTCTGCAGTTTGCGGGGTGAGaaagctgcctcctgctccGGCCAGCTCCACGCCTGGGAACCCGTAGCTTGCCAGCTGTGGTGCAACAGGCAGCAGCTTTAGGGCTTGTGTTTGCTGGCCCTTCCTTGCTGCACCTTGGATGGCTTGTTTCCCACACCAGGTTTTGGGGGGCATCCCTGCCAAATGCGCTGTGCTGAGCACGGTGGGTTCCCtctaagaaaaaacagaatgcCAAAGAGCCACTCAGCCAGTTTGTCTGCCCCTGTTCCCCAAAGTCCTTGTACTGTCCAGAAACTCATGATCCTCTCATGATTTTCACCTGTGCTTCATACCCTTCCGAGTTCCCACCTTCCCCATTACTGCTGTTTCCCACTCTCTGCTGCAGTCCTTGTCTCCTGCTCTGACAGCTTTGGATTTCTTGCTGGGATAGAGAAACCAGCGTGTTTCCatgcaggggaaggagagctTAGGttgggctggagctgctcagTGGTTCTGTTTCCTCCTGCCAACAACATCCCAGCAAAGGCCTGGTATTTACTGGGTACCCATGCTGGCTTTCCTTCggatgctgctgtgctctgcagggacagcaTTTCCCAATGTGCTGTGCCTTAACGATTCATGTATCGCAGATGGACTTGGAGGTGGTGGGTTGTTCTGCAAAGTGCAGGACACTGTAACTCACCTGTCCAAACGTGCACCCTCAGCGGGGACACCCCTCTGAATGTCATAGCTTTGTTGCTCTGTGTTTGAAGCCTCTGAGGGATTTAGTTGTAGTCGTTGGGGTGCTTAAAGATGTGGTGTATTCTGAGCAGTGTGCTGAAGGGTATCGGGGTTAGATTTGTTCAAACATTTGTGAAAGTCTGTTGTGACAATATGCAGTGCTCTCCTTTCGGTGCACTGAGGCTGCACGGTTCAGCTCGCTCTTGCCAAACATCCCCTGAAACCTTCACTGTGCTGggaatgaaaaagggaaaagctcCCATAGCCTCTTAGAGTTACTAGCTAGGAATTTCAGAAAACCTTTAAGAAATTATGTGAACACTTTATTCACTTAATTgaaactgttttggttttttaatgcatttgcaAAAAAGTGTAAAGCTTCGTAGAGCTGTTGAGGGCTGAAAGTAAGGAGGTGCTACCAAAATGTAAGGAAGCTGCAGACTTTCCAGGAATaaaacagccttttctttgATGCTGGAAATTAATTTACACGATGTAGTAAATCATTTAGATTTTCATATGAAAGCCGCTCCAGCCGTGCTGCTCTGTATTTTTTAGAAAGGGAgcatttttgcagtttcttgtGGAAAGCTCTGATTTTTGGTTTGGAAGCAGTGATGAGTGTTTCGGTAGCTTTTCAGCATGCTCGGCTAACCGATTCCTCCCTGGAAGAGGAGTGCTCGGTGCATGGCACACAGCTGCAGAACTGGTCAGGAAAGATCTGATTAAACACTTCAGCGCCGAAAAGCGCCAACTCATCAAAATCCCAACTGTCTGCAGGGAAGAACTGGGCTCACTGAAACTTTTATCAGGAAAATTTTTGTGGCATGTGTGTACACGCACAGGGGTGTGCATGTGATCCCATACTAGCCTGGTGTTAAGAATATGCATTTGGTGTGGAAGATATGACTTTTCCTCTCGGGAAAAAGCTGGATTGGTTTGAATTTGGATTTGTAGAAGTataggggatttttttttttccccagaaaaagtTTTACAGTTAAAGAAGTGATAAAGCAAATGGGTTTCAGATGCTTTggtgtttttcctccttgtttgcatttttggTGGAAGTTGTTGAAGGTTTTCAGTGGTGGCTGTAAGAGGAGGATTAAAGCAGTGATAACTTGATGCAAAACATTAGCCTGTAGCTAAATCTTcagtgctgtggtgggcagcGAGGTTTTACACCAAACCCTGAGGGTTTCCATCAAATCCTGCCCACTCATGGCCCCTCTGCGCTTGTAACTGGCTTCCTGAGCCTTGTTTTTACAAATCTGTGGGGACTTCACTGTGAAGCACAGAGGGGGCAGAGGACAGGAGGCCTCAGCCTTGCGATAGCATGGTGACCTGACGGCAGCAGCTGTGAggtgttaaaagaaaaagattccAAGAGGTGACTGCTCCTTGCTAAGAAGGCAGCTTGGATGCTGGATGCTCCTGGTCCCACGTGCCGGAGCCAATGGAATGGGTTTCCTTGGGCTTGCAGTTGTCTGGGAAGGAGCAAAGCCTGAATGAAGCTTCTCCTGTGGTTGTGGCTTTCCTCCTGTTGCTGTCTCTTGTGGGCTTTCGTTGTCTAACGAGGTCTGGGTTCATGCCGTAGCTGTACCCTTGGGTGGGTTTGTAACAGTGCAAGGCCTGTGTGCAGCAGAAACTGCAAACCCTGACTGGGCAGCTGGacaaaaatggtaaaaatgCAATCAAGTATGGAATAAATAAGCAAATGCAAGGTGATAATTCATGGTAGGATGCAGGATGACTATTCAGAATACGGGATGTTCTGGAGAGAATTAATTTTCGTCTTTGTGGTGCATGAGCAATCAGTTATTTAATGgagatgaaaacaagaaattaaattgagCAAAAGTGGCATTACTCTCTGCAGGGTGTACCTCTGGGACTGCCTGCTACAGGATGCCAAGGATGCTGAGCGCTTACCCAGACCCAGAAAGAGGTTAAACGACATGAGCAGCGAGGTGCTGAACTGCCAGAGTCCTTGTTACTTTCTTAAGTGGGTGAAATTAGAAGGAACTTTTCTCCAGCAGCCTTTCCCCGTAACCTTCCTCATTATCCCCGTGTCCAGGGATGACCTCGCCAGGGCTCTGGGCCCCGTCACATAGTCAGCCCCACAAACCAGGTGAAGGACGAGGTGGCCAAAGGAAGATCCCTACATGAGGGTAGGAGCGCAGATCtgaaggagcagggggaggtgAGGCCTGCTGGCATGcacagatgttttattttgcagtttcccTTGATGGTGGGAGGAGGGATTTGACACAGAGAGGATTTGATCTGCCCTTGCTGCTCTCGTGGGTGGTTGCTACTCGGAGGACTCAAGGTTGCCTCCTGGCATGCCTTTGGACTTTTAGTAAACACTGCGTGTGGTGTGATTTGCTGGCAAGTCCCAAGGACCCCGGTCCCCCCTTTTGTCAGCCAGGAGCGGAGCAGGCAGCCTCTCCTAGGATAATGGCTCCATGGCTCCGGAGCATCATTGTGCAGCTTCCCCATCACGCCTAAGCAGGAAGCACTTGCACAGAGGACACATCTGTGCTCTGGGATGTGCAGAGGGCTGCAGTTGTCATTTGCCCGCCGGCTAAAAGGAAGGTGACATTGAGatacagggagagaaaaaaataataataattaggCTGAGACTCCTTTGGGCAGGCAATCTGCCTCAAGGTTTGCTGAACTGTGACTTCAGTTGGCTCCTTGCGGAGTTTGCACGATTAATTTGAGATGCTGAaccctgtgctgggctgcaggtgaaCACCACCGAGGCTGCCGCCTTCATTAGCAGTTTGCTGGGGAGCAAATTGCTCCAGCGAAAAGCATGAGCTTTGCTGGGCAGCCAGAGGGTTGTCTGCTGGCTGCATCCCAGGGCTGTCCTGCTTCTTTCCCCCCTGGACACAAGGCAGCCTCCGTCTTTGGTGGCACAAGTGGCACAAGACCCATTGCAGGCAtatcagaaagggaaaaaaaaatatacaggaaGGTGAACTACAATAGAAGGGTTGTCTGATAGGAAACCCCTGACAAATACATGCagttttttccccaggaagCCAAAACCAGTTgcataaaacactgaaagatgTGGGGCCACATTTTTCCAAGGGAAATGGCTGCCTGAAGAGGCTGATAGCTGGCAGTAGGATTTTTCTACCGCCCCTTCTGTGTGTTTGGagaggctgctggaggagtAGCAAGATTTGTGATGGGCAGGATTTCTGATGGGTTCAGGTCACGGGTCTCcaaggcaggggagggaaaTCCCAAGCCAGTGGCTCAGAGTAAGGGAAGGGAAATTTTAAATCATTTGTGCAGTGGGAAAAGGGGGCATCCCAGGTCAccgatggaaaaaaaaaaaaaaaaaaaaagacatgtaggagggagccctgcctgcctgggttATCTACACTATCATCTTTGTCGATGGGAAGGGGGTTTTTAACCCTGGAAAAACCCTTTGCTTTCTAGTAcgaggctgtgctgctggctcacACCCCGCTGTGGTTTCAGGGGTGGGTGTCTCAGCACTCTCAGAAGCCGAGGGAGCTGCTTCCTCTTCTTTGGGTTTAGGCTTGTATtgatttgtttgtatttgttttgcttgcgtgttgtgtttggttttcattcGGCAGCGATTAGTGGTTAGCGTTCTTGGCTGTGTTTTGGGATATTTCCCAGTTCTTCTGACATTATCTCCAAACATGGATAAACCAGAGCAGTTGGGAACCCCACAGGATTAGTTACCAGTGTCTGACTGTGGCAGGTCCATACTGCATCCATGTGAATCAAcgatttttctgaagaaaaaaagcacccaaCCACCCCAAACAAGCcttgtcctcctcctcctcctgagcCCTGTGTAGGTCCCTCACAATTCAGATGTTTGTTACTCCCATCTAGAAATGAACTCGGGCTGAGGATGAATCCACCTGTGGAAATGttcctccctgtcctgtttgaTGTCTGTCAGCAACCTCTGGGGACGCGCCTGCATCTCCTGGGGCTTTGGCTGTCCTGAAGCTCTGtttttgctgcaggcagctgttgGTGCAAAAGCTTTTGCCCCAACCCCgctggtgggggtgggaggtcTGGCTGTTTCATTCCCATCTTCTTCCCAGGAAGGGTCTAACTCATGAATCCGGGTGCAAATACAAGAGAGAGGGGACGATGCACTGCAGTGGTTCCAGGACAGCCAAAAGAAGTGATGGATGAACTCAGCCTGTGCTTTGAGTAGACCCTGATTTCACCATCCTACCCAGCGGGTTCACAcctctttgctgcagctggcttcCCCTCTGTGGCCTGCACATTTGGTGACAGCGAGGGActggtggggaggtggggacCCTGACAGGCACTGCTGTTGAAACAGGATCTTGCTAACCACATCCTCAGCCCCACCGCCGCAGGTCGGGGCGGCTGCGCTGTGTGCCAGATGGCAGTGCCGGTACGGCCCCCAGCCACGCCGCCACAGcgtgggctgcagctggaggggatGGGAGGACCCTGCCCCGGCTTTTGCCGCTGTGGCTAGGGATGCAGGCAGCCGgcacacagccccagcagcccacGCTGCCCCGGGCCAAGATGCAGCCGCACGAATCCCTGATGAGCTTCCTGGCGCCGATGTCCTTTGCCAGCCGTCGAAGGCGAATTTCAGTGCCGCCAAAAAACCCGGTGGTGTGCGCAGCCCTCTGCAATTATTATTTGTACCACAAGCTGCTTCCTGCCCCAAGCTGCTTTTATCTCGCATTGTCTTCCTTTCCAGGTGGGGCCGCGGGCTCCCCGCTGCTCGGCCTCTGGGGCTGCCTTCGCCGCCGGCTTGCCGGCCGTGCCGCTGGCTGCAGCTCGCTGGCTGAGAGGCCACCTTTGTCTGCCAGCCCGTccgccctcctcctcctgccagagcTATTTCGGGAAACAGCAGTTGAGCTGGAGGATTGTTAATTGTTCCTCAACCCCCTTCCAGCCTGGTTAGATCACATGCAGAGATTAGAGTGCCCCCGTCACACCCTCTTCTTCCACCTCCTTCTCCTGTATCCCCCCTgacctgcagggatggggggcAATGTCCTTTGTGGGGGCAGATGGACGGACATGAGGATGTCCCACTGTCTGGGATGTCAGCCCCACCGAAGCGATGGCTCCCACGCCGTGCCAGCTGTGGGTATCACCAAGACGCTCTGCTCAGAGGGCAACCCCGGCAGGTTGCCCACCGCCGGCTCAGCTCTGGGCGCAGGCaggagcccagggcaggcaggagcccagggcaggcaggcaggcagacaacAAAGCCACCCCAGGCGCTGACCTCAGAAGCTGCCATGTGACTCTGCCTCAAACTTACTAAAGCATGACATCAGCCTGGGAGGGAAAGGCAGGGCTGCCACCAAAATACTGCCTGGCTTAAACGGGCTGCCGGGACAGcctctgcctgcactgctgcccttcctctccctcctgccttcctcttgcatgcctccccccccccccaagcagaCCACTACCCCATCTCTTTTCAAAGAGCATGAAGCGCAGGCAGGGGCTGGACAGATGTGATAGCAGGGCTTTGgtgccctgggaacaacacgTGCCGGTGGTTGTTTCTGACACCAGGCATGGTGTTGGTGGGCGAAACCAGTGGTACCAAGTCCTCTGGTGGTGTGCacctctgctcttccctgctggctctgAGCACTAGTAGGGATGACGGACCGCTTGGTACCCATCGCCATCCTGCTTGtccctggccagggcaggggagatgctgctggcccACTAGCTCCTAGGCAGGGTAGGTAGCCAAAATGCGGTGACCGGGGAGAAATGGTGCCTCATGCCATTGGGGTGAGGTGGTGAGCGGCAGAACAGGTTGGTCCACTAGGATCCAGGCATCTTTACTCAGCAGAGCTGTATGTTCTCCACCCACATTCAACATTTTGCAGCTGGTGGAGTGGCTTTGCACCACTGCTCTTCACCTGCATCAGAGCTGGGAATATACCCAGCTGAGATGTATCAAACCTTTGTCCTTCTAACTAGGGTCACCTCTGCTGGGGATGCAGGTGCCTGGATCCTGCTGTAAGAGTCGGTCCACTGAGTGGATGGTGACACCTGCAAACAGCAGTCCCAGAGCAATACGCCTGGTGATGCACAAGCCATTTTGCAGGGGCACAACTGAATGCAGTGCCACGGAGAGGGCACCGGTGGTGGGCAGACATGCCGGCTGCGGGCGAGGAGGCATGACTGCAGTCCCAAACATCTGAGCTGAGCCCAGACCTGCCCTGGCTGGTTAGACTGACCCGAGGGCTTAGGCCAGGGTGTTGCCAGCCCTCCAAGGTGCGGGGAGCAGGTTCGGCAGGTCTGGAAACCCTCGGTTCCCACCACCGGGGCTCGCgtccctccagcctcccacGCCGGGTGTGGAGGGGACAGCctcgctctctgcagctgggagaggctcGCCCCGGCATGGGCAGGGGGAATGCTGGGACCGGCAGTTTTGGCCGGTGTTTTGGCCTTGTGGTTGAGCATGCTCTGGTCTAGTCATTTGAGATGGAGCGTGGCAGGTTTGTGCAACAGGAGGTGGGCATTTTGAGATGTCAGCCCCCAGGTGGACCTGCCATTGTGTTCAACATCAGGGGAGTGGCATTTGAGGTTTTCCAGCTGCATTCGAGCAGGAGGGAAATATGCATTTGGTCTGAGTGTAGAGGTTCTTTGCGGGGAAAGGCTCTTCCTCTGTCAGCTATGCCTTGATGTGGCTGACTCTTCACCTGGCTTTTGTTACTGCTGTGACCAGCTACCCCCTTGTCCTTCCAGCAAGCCAGGACATGGTGGCAGACCCTGTCAATAAAGCGTCACGACAGGCTGTGGCTCTCCCTTTGGGGGGTCTGCAGACTGGTCCCTTGAGAAAAAAACGGATGGAAGCGAGTTGCTGTGTATCAGCCGAGAATGATACTCCAGGGCAGCACATTGAACTTCCTTAATTTTGGTCCCTTtcacttcttccttccttgcaGATGGTGGTTGCTCCTCGGTGGGAGGAGGAGTGTCCCCACTCCAAGCCCTGAAACGCCCCTCGAGCTTTCTCGGAGGCTTCCCTGGTGCCTGGATCTGTGTCTGGGGGTGATGGGttgtcccctgcagccccagccaccaGGCTGGCCCTGCAGCTGGCTTTCACAGCTATGGCAGAGCCAGGTAGCAGTTCCCAAACAAAGTGCTCCAGGCTGCTACGGTCTCCATCAGTCCTGGAGATGCTGGTGGCCTGTTGTCCTCCTCCATCCTCCCTTGTAGCCCTTCCTTCCCCCGTTGTGGACATTCCTCTTCTATCCAGAGCTTTCTGAAGGCTTCACTGCCAGACCCCtggagcagatctccacctgGCAGCTGCGCAGGGATGGCTTCCTGCTCCACGCCAGGCCAGATTTTCCTTGAAGTACTCAAAGGTACGCTTCCTCCTCCAGCCAACACCACCAGTTCCTTCTGTGACACAACACGATGTCAGAGACCGGTGCTGAAATTGGGGGAAACATTTCTAACCTGCACAAAACTGGGGTTGCTCTcggtttttggtggttttaatttttgttttcctcccagaaATGCTTTAACTGCTTTGGCCAAAATTCCCACTGTTTCCTTCCGGCCTGATCGAGCCAATGTGGGGTGCAGTGAAGCTGGGGTGCTGCAAAATTGGGTGCTgttgcagccctgcctgctgtccTCTGCTCTCTGCCGGGAGGTGGGGCCCACCCGCAGCCTTTGCCGGCGTCGCCGCTTTAAGAGCCACCGCCGCGGGGCGAGCTTTCGAACCCGCTCCCCTGCCTCGCCATTGGCCGGCGCGGGCGCGCGGGGGCCAGGCGGCGGTTGGAGCGGCCGGCGGGGCGCCCTGATTGGTCGGGGCGGGGGCGGTATAAAAAGTGGCCGGGCGCGTGGGCTCGCCTCAGTCGGCGGCGCGAAGAAGCGGCGTGCGGAGGCGAGAGGTGCGGCACGGCTCGGCTCCCCCGCGGCCCGGCGCCCCCATGGAGTTCAAGCTGGAGGCGCACCGCATCGTCAGCATCTCGCTGGGCAAGATCTACAGCGCTCGGGGCCAGCGCGGCGGCCTCAAGCTCCACAAGAACCTCCTGGTGTCGCTGGTGCTGCGCAGCGCCCGACAGGTCTACCTGAGCGAGCCGGGCTGCCCGCCcgagccgccccccgccgcctgcGGGCCCCCAGAGGAGGAGTCGCCGCTGCCCCGTGCCGCCGCCTGGCCGGCCGGCGAGCCGTCGCCCCCGCAGGACGAGGCGGCTAGGGGCGGCCCGCGGCTGCCCGGCGCGGACTGCGAGGGCCCCCGGCCGCGGCGCTGttgctgcggctgctgctgcgAGGCGAACCGCGCGGCCTGCGctgccgcgccgcccccgccgccccacTGCCCCCGGAAGCGCAGCGCCGGCGAGCGGGGCCAGCCGGGCTCCCCGGTGAAGAAACCCCGCCGCGAGGCGGAGGagccgccgcccccgccgccgggcgaGCAGGAGGACATGGAGACGGGCAACGTGGCCAGCCTCATCAGCATCTTCGGCTCCAGCTTTTCGGGACTGCTCAGCAAGGAGCCCaagggccggcggcgggcgcccCTGGACGGCGGCGAGGCGGCGACGAGCACGACGCCCGccgaggcggcggcggagccgggACAGATCTGCTGCGACGAGCCGGTGCT contains:
- the IER5 gene encoding immediate early response gene 5 protein, which encodes MEFKLEAHRIVSISLGKIYSARGQRGGLKLHKNLLVSLVLRSARQVYLSEPGCPPEPPPAACGPPEEESPLPRAAAWPAGEPSPPQDEAARGGPRLPGADCEGPRPRRCCCGCCCEANRAACAAAPPPPPHCPRKRSAGERGQPGSPVKKPRREAEEPPPPPPGEQEDMETGNVASLISIFGSSFSGLLSKEPKGRRRAPLDGGEAATSTTPAEAAAEPGQICCDEPVLRTLNPWSTAIVAF